The DNA window GGAGGCTGCCTGGTCTGCAATGTCTCTCAAAGTCTgagccctgaacacacacagacacacacacattttgtatgaacctgtttttttggtttagtGTCCAAAAACATATTATAGTTAATTAAAATCCcctaaaaaatgattttactcTTGCTGTTCAGACTAGTGTATACTTTGCAAATTAAATATCTAGAGATTACTTCTGAAATATCtaatacaaatgtatatattagTCTTTACAATGTTTATATTCCTTATGAAcacctattttttttattcctgaataaaatacagacCGTCATTGTGAaatgtttgtcatttatttgGATATGTGGAACTGGAATTTAAGTGGTCTTCAGAAAATGCATCATGGTaacagaaaacatgttggtTTGATTTCAGACTTTTAGCCCTGATCTGGTTTAGGGGGGTGGCATCACCTGGAAGTCCGTGTTCAAACTgtcatattaaaataaatactttcaaAACATTAGAGAtcaaagatggagagaaaaatCAATAATTACTAATATTTAGTCATTGACACTATTTTGACAAAAAGCTgtacaaatattatttaaaattacCTCTAATCTTGAATGAAGGAAGAGCCTGCAAAATGTTCAAATCAGATAGTTAAAAGTATGAAATAACTACCCACGATtgtaaatcatttttgatgTAGTCATGGTGAAGGAATATGTGGCAGTCAAGTGCTATCCCCATCACATTTACACCATTTAAAATCCTCGCAGACTTTCACACTCAACCACTTATGTGTTTTGCCTTTAGGGGGGGACATTGCGATTGGGCCTACAATGGTTTTAACCCTAATGAGCAACTCTGTTACACACTCCAGCTTACTGGGTGGCGGTATTGTACTCTCAACTTAAGTTGCCAACGgccatttaaaatgaagaagaagcagcctcatgcctctcttcctttcttcaCCACCCTTTCCGGTCATGTGACTAAATGGCTTGTTTGGGACCGCGCGTCTTTCGGTGTTGGCGCGTATCTTTACATTGCCACCATTCCGTAGAGCCTCACACCTGACAACAGAGACACTTCACCGCTAAAGCTCTTCAAAGAAGTAGTAGAAAATGTCCGACTGGACCAGACGACGGGATGCTAACAACAGCGAAATTGAAAATAGGTAATAGGTTTTTCGATTTTGAGGTTTTACTTAAATATTCGCCTTTACAAGTTTCCATTATGTCTTTGTTCAATCCATTGAAAGCGCTGTgttaagttaacgttagctagaaTTCTTGTTTAGCAATTAACCCAAGCTAACCAATATTGATCAACACTTTTACTACCAACATGATTGTATGAATGGTATGAGTCAAGGGATTTGTACATAACATAAACTAGATCTCTGTTGATGTTCTTTTGTCTTGTGCTAGCCTGTATGACTAGCCGTACCTTTGTATCACTAGCGTTAGTAAGTTACTCTCGGAGTAAATCTGCCCCTTGCTGCTTTGTAAAGGGTAACGTTGTTTCAATAGTTGGTGGCTTGGGAAGAGAGGCGCTACAGGCCAGCCCGGGTTTACCCGGGTAAAGGAAGTGTAACGTCATAGCTGATCTGGTCTGTGTTGGTCTAGACTACGTCGACAAGAAGACTAACATGAATAGTAAAGGTTTGGGCTTGATTGTAAAACGTGAACTGGGTGGTTTGATGGTGATCCGTCCATTGTCAGTTGAGATAGGCCTCAGCCCCCCAACCCCCAGGTACTCAATGGGGTCAGCTAGATAATAGATGAACACACGACCAGAACAATTGGAATTATTATTTAAGTAGAAATACAGCTAATGTAGAGTATGGATCCACATAGCGTTAGTGAGGGGGAGGAAACCAACGTTACTTTCTCCGGAAGGTGATTGTACTTTTAAACAGTTCATTTAAAACATGTGACGTTTAAGCTCCCGCCGTTCTGTGGATATTTTATATGTGTCAATAACTGACTATCTTTGGTAAACCTATTGTGTTCGCTTCCCGATAATAAAGATCTGATCCCGTTTCGCAAGTTGCGACTCGGTCTGTTATCGCGCTAACGTTAGGCGGGCTGCCATCTTTGTTGTGACTGTCGGTCATCCGCGTAGTTCCTGTACGGTGAGCGCGAGGGGACGTGtggtgtgtgtagatgtgtttttattttgcatttaagTGTGCCTTTGACGAAGAGCTCTGTATCTTCTCTCTGTAGGACCTATGGCCCGTCGCGGTGGTCCAATTGCAGGAAACGGGGCATCGACGGAAGCCTGCGGGCCAACCGGGAGGGGCACGGGGCTGCCGGGGATACCGACTGCAGCACCAAGCACTCCGACAAGAGGCATGATGGGTAAGAGGTTGCAGCCGGACATCAGCAGATGTTATCTCTAGGCGAGGTACGGAGACACCACGGGGCTCTTCGGTATGTAATCGCTAGTACCGAACGCAGTGCAGGGTATGTTCATGTTTAAGTTTCAGCAACGTATCAGCTGGGGGCGGGAAGCTTTCGGTTTTGATTAGGATTAGGTTAGCTATATGCTAATCTCGTTCATAATCACAACTATTCTATTTTGTCTCTTTGAGACCGCCATTGTACTATTACTAGGCCTGTCAAAGTAATGAGATTACTGTGGCCaagattaatgcaataaaatattttaatgcagttAAGACAACTTTGTAGTATGTGTTAACCCCTGACACGATAGACGATCGAGACTAGTTTAAGATGGAGAGAGCATTGGAAGGAAAACAAACtgaggcgcgacatacagcggagaactatGCAGAGaaattcctccatgtgtcaaaccgaatgggggggggggggtgggatgagTGGCAAACAGACCACTTTAGTCACTGATCCTGTAACATGTTTGTAGCTTTTAGGATAaactagctgctaggctactttcatctcaacatctaccctgcactTCACAGTGGTGTGGACCACccctgtgtccctaaaagacagtggctTGGGCAACGTCCTGGCTAAACTTTGAGACTGTTGGCATTTCatacacagccgtcaaatgaagAAGAGTTGAGAGCGCCACAAAGTGCATGAGGACAGCAGGGAGAGTCGCTAGTCGTAATATGTTCGGTGGAATTCTGTCTCAAGATCATCAAATGTGTGTCgttttgtgttaaaatataataaaacttttaaaatgtgagattaatgtgaaaacatttaaaatctaTTGGCAGTCCTAAttactacttttttttattacacgGTTCTGATACTGCCTTTTGATACTCTGTATGTCTGTCTGCCAGAACTGCCAACAGCGCATATTCCCTCGGTTTGGTAATGCTGCTTTGTAACCCTGGTGTTTCCTCCCTAGTTTCACAACTCCAGAGAGCACAGGCCCGGTGTCTCGCTGTAGCAAACAGGCTGACTGGGGCAGCCAGGTGGAGGATGATGAGATGAGGAGGGGTGTacacagagacatgcagcggTAACCAAAATCTGTTTCAATCTCAGTGGTTCAAAGCACACTCTTTATTGAGTGCCTGTCCTCACTGACTGTGTGTGCCCTCTGTTCAGTTACAGGAGGCGGATACTGGGTGCAGAGGTCactcagagggagagaaagacctCGTCTGGCTCTTCTGGGAGGTGggtgatcttttctttttcatatggTCTTTCATGAAATCAAACTTAGATGGGGGTTCAATTTGATACTGGAGATATATAATAATTGATTATAATAATTAGTGAAATAGTGGATAAGTAAATCAATTTCTCAGGCTGGTATTTGGAAGCTCTGTTGATAATGCGCCTTTCTTGTTTGGATACGAATGTGTGAACACGTCCtgtgtcttttgcagctgtgacTCAAAAGAGGGAGACAACATGGAGACTGATGAGGCTGTGTTGCTACGGCGACAGAAACAAATAAACTATGGCAAGAACACACTGGCCTATGACCGATATGTCAATGAAGTTCCAAagtaggtacacacacacacatacaccctcTCAATCAGGACAGCACTGCAACTATGTGTAGGACAATATTCATGTTGAAAACCTGGACTTTTGCATTTATCCCCATCCAGCAAATAACAAGACATATTCTTTGTACATTCAGACCTACTctgcaataaaataataaaccttCTTTTCAGACACATGCGTCAGTCAGGTGTTCACCCAAAGACTCCCAATAAGTTCAGGAAGTACAGCCGTCGCTCCTGGGACCAGCAGATCAAACTGTGGAAAGTCAAACTGCACGCCTGGGACCCCCCAACAGAGGATGGCCAAGACAATGTCCTGGATAACATGTAAGAAGCTGCACACGTCCCCTCAGACTCATAAAGACGGCCCTTGGGACACGCTCtgtactagggctgtcaaaattgctcaaaaatgacatttggatattctttgaaaaataacacatatatttgaatatctggttGCTATGGAGGAGACCTacgtcacgtccagactgaAAGTCACGCGCCCATGTGCAAAGCCGCCGCTGATTCTGCAGCGTCTTTCCTCGTTGAGGAATTCTATAGGTTTTGCATTAGACAAGTGAATGACAGGACAAATTAATATGAGACATAGCTACTACTTTCGGTAATTTCTTTTAAGTTTAGACATATATAACAACATATTACGTAcgtaaaaataagtaaattaactAATGGCTAAGACACgcactctttctctctttcgctCATTCGCACTCTGCGCATAGCAGTTTAAATGAACGACAACAAGAATCAAATGCTGAGTGCTGATCAAGATATTTGTGAATGCAGTTTAAGGTGCAATTCTTGTCCCAAATATGgcaggcttcattcagtgattgaaacaaatattattaacattaattgAAGTTGATAGTTACCGACATTGAACGCTCCAAGTGAGACGTgctgtggtaaacatggaacttttccttagcatgaaacggcaaataatcaaaccagtgcatgaagctgttgtaagctgttctagtctattttattcatgcaatataaagtcagtacagtagcgcgCCACCCGCAAAGCAGACAGTCACATGGTTGTGgtggtttttttaaaacctttttttgaacattcgaaaattgatttttttcacatttgaatatctgtttttaacaactattccaATATATATTCCAATATAGAATATTCGTCTGCACTGTCTCAATCTGCTGGAGATCCTGTTCACATGTTTTCCCTTCTCTTTCCTAGCAGTGAGGAGCTGGGTCTTGGAGATGTAATGGACGTTGAGCTGGACTTCCCTAACTTACCAGACACCCAGAATGCCTCAATCACACACAGCCTTTCTCTTGACGTGAGTTGGATTCAGTCACTTCTGTTCTATTGCATTCTAGAAAATCTAAATTCACTATTAAATCTGAATTATTTACAAACCTTTTAATTTAGTTCAGTACGGTTCTTTCACCTATTGTACCTTTGATGCGTTAACATCTGTGACTGTGGCGTATGCTTTGTATTGACTGTGGTTGTGTTTCCTCTCTTGTGCAGAAGGAAGACTGCTTAGGCACTCCAGTTAAAGTACAGAAGACTGAAAGTCCAGTTGAGCCTGAAATGGCATAGCTCATCATAGAAAATACATGTTCACCCACTTCTCCCTTCGACTCCCTCACTTCCCACAGCCCTCCATGTTAAGCCAGAAGGACTCCAAGTACCTGGTACTGGTAATCTGCTCGAAGCAATGCTGCAACCACACTGTCCCCCAGGGGCGCCTCTGTTTGTACGGAATGGTTCAACATTGTCCAACATACGTAGTGTTCTGCCTCCAGTCGTACTAGTGCTTCTTAATCCATAGGCTGGGATCTTTTTACAGACTACTAATCTGCTCAGGGAGTTGCATGTTGAATCAAGCTGTGGTCGGTAAATGATTTGGGATTGATGTTTGCTGAAACAAGTAGCACTGATCTgttgcctggaggagcagacatCCAACCTGTTCATGTCCATTATGTACAAATGTTAAATTGCATCCTGCTTAGAGTGACTGAACTCAAATGCTTCTGTCACCTGTTTAAAGGAGAGGGGCAAACCAAAGCTAAAATACTTTCCTATTAATTACTCTGACAGACCCCACCCTCTCCGCAAGTATGTATAATTTTAAATACCGAAAAGCATTACACTTATATTGGgctgtaatttgtttttatattggtAGTTTTATAATGCTAACTGCTGTGTTTATTGTCGTTTCCTTCATGTTGAGGActttcaaataataaataaaaaaaacttgaatgttTCAGATATCCTGATGgagagacgtttttttttaatcttctggtGTCTGCTTTGATTGTTCAACCAGTTTTACTGTGGATTGCCTTAGCCTGCCTTTGATCCATGGTTCTTATTCTATGCTTTTGTGGATTTTGCTGCAAGATGGAGAGTAATAGTTCTATTTAAAATAAGTATACTGTGAATAAAGGATTGTCTTTTATCTTAATCTGACATTAAAACGGGGTAACCAGTGAAAGCATGGTGACGTAAACAGGACGTTACAAATGTATCTATTTAAAACGTCAAGGCAtaaagatggaaataaacaCCCAAATCCTATAGTTTACTGTATTcatcaaatgtttaattttgtcATCGATTTGATGcaaaacagtgaaaacaatATTTAGAATGTCCTTTCATCTAATAAGTATAGAGCTTGGAAAATGTTGTAATCATAAAGGAAAACTTGTGTATTGTAATAAGCATTGTAGAAAATAAAACCCCTCAATTTTAATTTCATTTCTGATGTAATGGTGAAGGTATGTGGCACCAAAGTTTCACAGGCTTTCACACTCATCCATTTACCAGATGAGGTCACTTTAGTcccttcaggaatcaggattcagagaggggagggggcagatAAGGCAATCACATTAGTACAAACTCGAGAGAAGCCTGCGTTGCCTCTTTTTGACTAAGGGGGCAGTGTTGCGCACACGCGTTTAAACCAGCTCGAACATAAGAGAAGgggtagaagaagaaaacggaAGAAGGACGCGAGCAGAAAATAGTTGCTGCTTCTGTGCAGGTCAAATTGATAACCAATTGAGAAAAGCGGTGCTAGTGGACCATGCTGAGGGCCTGTGCGAGAGGAGCTAAGGCCACAGCCCGGGTAAGCTTCCCGCCTTAGCTTCTGTGGCCCCTCCTTTACTACCGTGAGCTACCATATTGGCATTAGCATGTTGCCACTCAGTGACCCACAGACTGTCCAAGGTGCCATAGTGTATTTTACTGTAAACTAAGTTATGTCTGATAGTTCACGTGGTCACATGTAACAAAACATTAGATTAATCGAATGAAAATGCTTCATGAATTGTTAAGTTACCTTCAGAAATAGCTGATGACAACGATGCTTAATGTCATTGCTAGCTTGTTAGCTTCGGGTGACACATTGCTAATGACATTTCAACCCCAAGTAAGCTAACAAgtcgagctaacgctagctacgTCTTACTGAACGAAAGCGGCATCCACGGCCTCGAGGCTGCCAACGCGACTCTTTATTAAGATCACATTATTTCGCGTCGGGTAAAGAAAAACGTCTGTTATTTATCAATAAAGTAACATAAAATGTGGGTAACACAACATTGTGCCGAGCTGTCTAGTGTTGAATAATACAATGAGACACAGGTGTGTGTCCGTTTTGCTATACCTTCTTTAATCTGAACCATCCAAATTAACTTTAATATTCCAAACGTTAACTCTCCCCACCGCGAGGGGCGCTGGCCTTTCAACCGGAGGGAAACTGTTCACCCAGGAAGGGCATTTAACAACATCTTTGGATTGACGCTAGATTTACTTTATAGTCCACAGTCATTGCAAACCTTACTTTGGCTTCTCCTAAGTAAATTAACTTCCAGCAACTAGAACTGTTTTAGTAGACATTGTAGTAACTTGAAAGATTAATAGCAAAAACAAAGTATATTTGAAGTATTGGATGTGTTTGAGTTGTGTTTCTACATCAATCGCCTCATAACTCATGAAGTTAAACGGAAACCATCAAGACATTACACATTCCATCATTggtgtttctgtctctgctgtgttACCTCACTGTTCTGAGATTTGCTTTTACATAGAATTACTTAGTTTCTCCATGTAAATCATGACCATCAGCCTGTTAATAAATGCTGTTCAAATAATGATGTGCTTTAATCAAATTccttagtctgtgtgtgtgaaaaaatcACCATTAGGCtattgtttcaaaataaaacaatatatatatatatatatatcagaacCTCACATGAGTATACTCTTTTTATTGTTAGTAATTCATGAATAAGGTAAACTGCCATTTGTGTACCTCTCGTTAATGTaccttctcttctcctttcgATTGTGTTTGTGGATCCCTCTAATGAGGGGAAACTAGAACCAGGCCACAGAGAGTTCAGTTTACTTCTACCAAAAGCAAGCAGAGAGCATGTCTGTTTCAGTACCGCAAACACcgctatacacacacatattctgaAAAGTGTGGCGATGTAAGGTAAttagttttgtttaatttcccATGGATGCTTAATGGAAATCCGATTCAAATAGTGCCAGTTGTAGTGTAATGAATTTGCTCattgaatttattttcttccaAAATGCTGCTCTGATAGTCTCATTCAACATCTTAAATGGTGTGTCAAATTACTCATCACACCGGTGTACATagtaaatgtgtgtatgtttcaTGAAACAAAAATCTGTACCTCTCTCTGTCCTATCTTTAAAAGAACACCAGGAGAATCCCCCTTACTAAACTACAACAATGCCGTCAGTACACAGCAGGAGGgagcaggtaacacacacacacacagttttttgTCGCCAgtattaaaataacaatattagtataaatgaatacaatataCATAAATGTGGTGTAATTTCCAGCTAGagtagtaaaaaaatatttttattttatttttattttaatgtaaaaataataaatatacatcaCTTAACAATCAAAGGGACACAATGTGATTGtccaaaataaattgtaaatttATTACACGGGGTGTCTCACTACAAACCCCAACCAGTACTGCACAGTATAAAACGGCTCCTTCTCCCCACTCATTGGTTTGAGATGAATTCTAACTTATAATGGTGTGTATGGAGATGGAGTCTCCATCAGACTCATTGAACACTGACGTATGGTGACACCTCAGGATGACATCACATTCCTGTTTCTTCTTTGCTGTCCTTTTTCACCCACAGTGGAGCTGCTAAAGTGGTTGCTGCTGGCCTGCTCACACTAGGGGGTGGCGTTGGAGGAACAATACTCTACGCAAAATGGGACCACAAGTTCAGAGCCGCTGTGGAGAACAATGTTCCATACTCGGATTGGCTCTTGGGTCTGGCTCTGGGACCTGCATCTCAAGGGGACATCATGAAACAGGTCAGGATGGATTCACAACATGTTTGGGTCCTTATAGCAGACTGCTTTAAGAAAATAACAgggtttgaaataaataaattcagtcAAAAACAGAGCTGgaaattgtgtatatatatattatttaatataaaagaTGTGCTtagcaaaaccacagcaaccGTATCTGACCCACAGATTACTGGATGAGTATCGACTAATACAAAGCAGATCAATATGGGTGTGAGTTTGGTTGGGAATATAAAGGAACATTCGATCATTTGTCTAGGTCCTAAATATGTATATCTTTTCTCCCTAATGGCAATCTTTTAATGTCTCTTACAGTATAATGTAATACATACGTAATATAACAAGTCTGTTTGTCATCACTATCATTTTAAATGAGGGTTCCTACCATGCaaacgttttatttttccagactttatttaatttatttaattccaGACTAATTGTAGGGGAAACATTGCAAACTATAAATCAAAATGGGACATCTACATGATTTGTGTGGTTCCGAAGAATTTTTATTTGAGAGAGGGTAGGGGGCAGTGTTTCTGAGATGGAGTGAGACaaggagaaaaggtgatgttGTGATCTTCGCAATAAAACTTCTTTGATATGACGGGACAAGCCTTGGCCAATCAGCGATGAGACCTCTACAGCGTCTGTATTTCACCCCAACTTTACCTTCTCTTCACTCCAAATCAGTGCTGCCAACTTTCTCACTAAATTTGGCGACTTTCCTCTCTGTGACTTTTTGTCGAAAGAGTGAGGAGGTCCAGTAAGGACACAGCTGGGATTTAAGGTGATGGTCTGTGAAGTTTATGTTGGTACTGGATTTGAATACAACTTCATTGTGTTAAGTTACAAGCTTCATTTCTCATTCAGACTGTACGTAACTCAAAGTGAATAGA is part of the Pungitius pungitius chromosome 2, fPunPun2.1, whole genome shotgun sequence genome and encodes:
- the slbp gene encoding histone RNA hairpin-binding protein isoform X6: MLSLGEVRRHHGALRFTTPESTGPVSRCSKQADWGSQVEDDEMRRGVHRDMQRRRILGAEVTQRERKTSSGSSGSCDSKEGDNMETDEAVLLRRQKQINYGKNTLAYDRYVNEVPKHMRQSGVHPKTPNKFRKYSRRSWDQQIKLWKVKLHAWDPPTEDGQDNVLDNISEELGLGDVMDVELDFPNLPDTQNASITHSLSLDKEDCLGTPVKVQKTESPVEPEMA
- the slbp gene encoding histone RNA hairpin-binding protein isoform X1, which produces MSDWTRRRDANNSEIENRTYGPSRWSNCRKRGIDGSLRANREGHGAAGDTDCSTKHSDKRHDGFTTPESTGPVSRCSKQADWGSQVEDDEMRRGVHRDMQRYRRRILGAEVTQRERKTSSGSSGSCDSKEGDNMETDEAVLLRRQKQINYGKNTLAYDRYVNEVPKHMRQSGVHPKTPNKFRKYSRRSWDQQIKLWKVKLHAWDPPTEDGQDNVLDNISEELGLGDVMDVELDFPNLPDTQNASITHSLSLDKEDCLGTPVKVQKTESPVEPEMA
- the slbp gene encoding histone RNA hairpin-binding protein isoform X4, whose translation is MLSLGEVRRHHGALRYVIASTERSAGFTTPESTGPVSRCSKQADWGSQVEDDEMRRGVHRDMQRYRRRILGAEVTQRERKTSSGSSGSCDSKEGDNMETDEAVLLRRQKQINYGKNTLAYDRYVNEVPKHMRQSGVHPKTPNKFRKYSRRSWDQQIKLWKVKLHAWDPPTEDGQDNVLDNISEELGLGDVMDVELDFPNLPDTQNASITHSLSLDKEDCLGTPVKVQKTESPVEPEMA
- the slbp gene encoding histone RNA hairpin-binding protein isoform X3, coding for MSDWTRRRDANNSEIENRTYGPSRWSNCRKRGIDGSLRANREGHGAAGDTDCSTKHSDKRHDGFTTPESTGPVSRCSKQADWGSQVEDDEMRRGVHRDMQRRRILGAEVTQRERKTSSGSSGSCDSKEGDNMETDEAVLLRRQKQINYGKNTLAYDRYVNEVPKHMRQSGVHPKTPNKFRKYSRRSWDQQIKLWKVKLHAWDPPTEDGQDNVLDNISEELGLGDVMDVELDFPNLPDTQNASITHSLSLDKEDCLGTPVKVQKTESPVEPEMA
- the slbp gene encoding histone RNA hairpin-binding protein isoform X2 — protein: MSDWTRRRDANNSEIENRTYGPSRWSNCRKRGIDGSLRANREGHGAAGDTDCSTKHSDKRHDGFTTPESTGPVSRCSKQADWGSQVEDDEMRRGVHRDMQRYRRRILGAEVTQRERKTSSGSSGSCDSKEGDNMETDEAVLLRRQKQINYGKNTLAYDRYVNEVPKHMRQSGVHPKTPNKFRKYSRRSWDQQIKLWKVKLHAWDPPTEDGQDNVLDNIEELGLGDVMDVELDFPNLPDTQNASITHSLSLDKEDCLGTPVKVQKTESPVEPEMA
- the slbp gene encoding histone RNA hairpin-binding protein isoform X5 produces the protein MLSLGEVRRHHGALRFTTPESTGPVSRCSKQADWGSQVEDDEMRRGVHRDMQRYRRRILGAEVTQRERKTSSGSSGSCDSKEGDNMETDEAVLLRRQKQINYGKNTLAYDRYVNEVPKHMRQSGVHPKTPNKFRKYSRRSWDQQIKLWKVKLHAWDPPTEDGQDNVLDNISEELGLGDVMDVELDFPNLPDTQNASITHSLSLDKEDCLGTPVKVQKTESPVEPEMA